A window of Bacillota bacterium genomic DNA:
CTACGTTCTCTCCGGCCTTGAACTTAGTTCCCCTCTGCCGAACGAGAATGCTGCCTGCGGTAACAAATTGTCCGTCGTGTCGCTTTACACCAAGTCGTTTCGCTTCACTATCTCTTCCGTTACGGGTACTACCCACACCCTTTTTCGAAGCAAACAGCTGTAAATC
This region includes:
- the rpmA gene encoding 50S ribosomal protein L27, whose amino-acid sequence is MLRFDLQLFASKKGVGSTRNGRDSEAKRLGVKRHDGQFVTAGSILVRQRGTKFKAGENVGVGKDHTLFAKTDGYVVFENRGRMGRYVSIEPYVEEESVAMVG